The following proteins are co-located in the Nomia melanderi isolate GNS246 chromosome 1, iyNomMela1, whole genome shotgun sequence genome:
- the pwn gene encoding calcium-binding EGF-like domain-containing protein pawn, with protein MAGHSRLTVLETLFLLAFVGVSAIQNDRTSSRSSREDIILSGSEYREPERTSSVFHRDGSPTFQRTIPALQLESSKSVAGFEKNDVRFEGTGHGEAIDELTSSKHVDQIDGNNIEVKPAEYYRIAPTTSDTRSGEGQGAPQGPKLLSEPHQLVGESNQRAQYLQAHYLDQQRQPRQETPRIYSEHAPPPILQTATPGQRQANPDIQDIITGIVKLLNGNVNVAANTVRPLRPIQATRINNRGPPRISDVPPLPPDFDTPGMNPPPPPDHPYPFEKPPAPERPVVNQLPPERPVRPFVNGVPLPEQIVPQGNRPWNWNRPGGNRRPIPPYKPLPPTLDSTFHREKDHDKYPDKSQFGPNRGDETAESSTKKEDNDRNEATTNSLDDMKNHEESVNHNDKNSDSKHSEGEDSAKKENKPQSPSKENRISTEKPSTPGSESSQSNQVSDAKNEDSPKPVIPLEIKPTKSSKISEHRNSTSSVNNEKPGDKSIINKTPTKSVSTLNIETSSSVQVIEPTTTKLVQSTTVPTDNAPSNLPSTSATITLEPSKSPDFENTMSPSSVSTPTETLPSTFTKPTPSTEKTVIHTPANAFTKNTAPTDRYAYRPRPGIVLDDTLDYTGSQGLATQRPYSPPRHPPIGDIFDVTVSAIQGPGGGGTGEGVRVPINGGSADVILTSAVEGQGFVSIDGKRTYLNLFENSDRTSTHVQPQPQPTRTQPPAVVGTGFAVPQPDPPTASPRPTGPIRRLTFHRRPTQPPVRIDTCIVGDTSTCDVSQHEACATVQGVSACHCKPGYARLQHSLPCKKIISIVVSIRVDKIYDRKVVWDRGFTDKDSEPYQTLSYEANRAIESAMSMTPFSDEYMGSSVNGVYQGDVSQGQGGVFVNATLKLTYEPRTIRPSLAGELQRHLLGVIHRRSNNIGNSALYVDSPPGSISNLQDLDECASSELNDCHSSATCTNNWGGFTCACNPGLKDPHKDDPNESGRTCISCPSTYCNNRGSCSYQGDHMQCTCTGNYYGAQCEVDGEVLGVAIGASVAALIIIVLTLVCLVMWSRRWSREQKSIGSPVYGYIQGGIPGTLPGTLARVGSVGTLASVKQGPPTNLPPYMWAHFGDHMATANVYATEPMGPTRPSSAVFGYPPINVHGTLPPVPLPRLQPPLRSRQRHQPDPDSSDSEPQDKDRADLIPQNSGFHVPRPKSRSSLANQSGIYNDVEYDQGDVHHLSKNNIPMSTYRPYYRT; from the exons ATGGCGGGACACTCGAGACTGACGGTCCTGGAGACCTTGTTCCTCTTAGCTTTCGTAG GTGTGTCGGCTATCCAAAACGATCGAACGTCCTCCCGTTCCTCCCGGGAAGACATAATTCTTAGCGGCAGCGAGTACAGAGAACCGGAGAGGACGTCCAGCGTGTTCCATCGCGATGGATCGCCGACATTCCAGAGGACGATCCCAGCCTTGCAGCTGGAGAGCTCGAAGAGCGTCGCAGGCTTCGAAAAGAACGACGTCAGGTTCGAGGGTACCGGCCACGGGGAGGCTATCGACGAGCTGACATCCTCGAAACACGTCGACCAGATCGACGGGAACAACATAGAAGTGAAGCCGGCCGAGTATTATCG CATAGCGCCGACAACGAGCGACACCAGGTCGGGGGAAGGGCAAGGGGCTCCGCAGGGACCAAAACTCTTGTCGGAGCCCCACCAGCTGGTTGGAGAGTCGAACCAACGGGCACAGTACCTGCAGGCGCACTACCTCGATCAACAAAGACAGCCTCGCCAAGAGACCCCCAGGATCTATAGCGAACACGCTCCGCCGCCGATCCTGCAGACCGCAACTCCGGGACAGAGGCAAGCGAATCCTGACATTCAAGACATCATCACTGGCATCGTCAAACTCCTCAACGGGAACGTGAACGTCGCCGCCAACACGGTTAGGCCTCTGCGACCGATCCAAGCGACTAG GATCAACAATAGAGGTCCGCCAAGAATATCCGATGTCCCGCCTCTGCCTCCCGATTTCGATACACCTGGAATGAATCCGCCACCTCCGCCGGATCATCCTTACCCATTCGAGAAGCCTCCGGCCCCCGAAAGACCGGTGGTCAATCAGCTGCCGCCCGAGAGGCCTGTCAGACCTTTCGTCAACGGAGTTCCGCTGCCGGAACAGATCGTGCCTCAAGGAAATCGTCCTTGGAACTGGAATCGACCTG GAGGAAACAGGCGACCGATCCCGCCCTACAAACCATTGCCGCCGACCTTGGACTCCACTTTCCATCGGGAGAAGGATCACGACAAGTATCCAGATAAATCTCAATTCGGCCCGAATCGCGGAGATGAAACGGCGGAATCTTCTACCAAGAAGGAGGACAACGACCGCAACGAGGCTACCACGAACAGTCTGGACGATATGAAGAACCACGAGGAGAGTGTCAATCACAACGACAAGAACAGCGATTCGAAACATTCGGAAGGCGAGGATTCAGCGAAGAAGGAAAACAAACCTCAGTCTCCGTCCAAGGAGAATAGAATAAGCACCGAGAAGCCGTCGACGCCTGGGTCGGAGTCTAGTCAATCCAATCAGGTGAGCGACGCGAAGAACGAGGACTCCCCGAAGCCTGTGATACCTTTGGAAATCAAACCGACGAAGTCCTCGAAGATCAGCGAACACAGGAATTCCACTTCTAGCGTAAATAACGAGAAACCCGGGGACAAGTCGATAATCAACAAAACGCCTACCAAATCCGTCTCGACGCTGAATATCGAGACCAGCTCGTCGGTCCAGGTGATCGAACCCACGACGACGAAGCTCGTTCAGTCGACGACAGTACCGACCGATAATGCTCCGAGTAATTTACCGAGTACGTCGGCAACGATAACTTTGGAGCCGAGCAAATCGCCGGATTTCGAGAACACGATGAGCCCGTCGAGCGTTTCAACTCCCACGGAAACTCTGCCTTCGACTTTCACCAAGCCTACGCCTAGCACAGAGAAAACCGTGATCCACACGCCAGCCAACGCGTTCACCAAAAACACAG CCCCAACGGATCGCTATGCCTACCGACCCCGACCTGGAATCGTTCTCGACGATACCTTGGATTACACAGGATCCCAAGGACTAGCTACCCAACGACCCTACTCTCCGCCGAGACATCCGCCTATCGGTGATATTTTTGATGTCACGGTCTCGGCTATCCAAGGTCCCGGCGGCGGAGGCACCG GGGAAGGCGTGAGGGTGCCGATAAACGGTGGGAGTGCGGACGTGATACTAACGTCCGCGGTTGAAGGCCAGGGGTTCGTCAGTATCGACGGGAAGCGAACGTATTTGAACTTGTTCGAAAATTCGGATAGAACTTCGACGCACGTGCAGCCGCAGCCCCAACCGACTAGAACGCAACCACCAGCCGTAGTTGGCACAGG ATTCGCAGTTCCCCAGCCGGATCCGCCGACGGCAAGCCCGAGACCAACCGGGCCAATTCGAAGACTAACTTTCCACAGAAGACCCACCCAACCACCGGTCAGAATAGACACTTGCATCGTGGGAGACACCAGCACTTGCGACGTTAGCCAACACGAGGCTTGCGCCACTGTTCAAGGAGTGTCCGCGTGTCACTGCAAGCCGGGATACGCCAGGCTGCAGCATTCGTTGCCTTGCAAAA AAATCATAAGTATCGTAGTATCCATCCGAGTAGACAAGATCTACGATAGGAAAGTCGTCTGGGACAGAGGATTCACCGATAAAGACTCCGAACCTTATCAGACATTGTCCTACGAAGCGAATCGAGCT ATCGAATCCGCCATGTCGATGACACCGTTTTCGGACGAATACATGGGCTCCTCGGTAAACGGCGTGTACCAGGGCGACGTCAGTCAGGGGCAAGGGGGAGTCTTCGTGAACGCAACTTTGAAACTCACTTACGAGCCGAGAACAATCAGACCAAGCTTGGCGGGGGAACTGCAGAGGCACTTGCTCGGTGTTATTCACAGGAGGAGCAATAACATTGGGAACAGCGCGCTTTACGTTGACAGCCCACCTGGATCTATATCGAACTTGCAAG ACCTGGACGAGTGTGCCTCGTCGGAACTGAACGACTGTCATTCGTCGGCGACCTGCACGAACAATTGGGGCGGATTCACCTGCGCGTGCAACCCAGGATTGAAGGATCCGCACAAGGACGATCCGAACGAGTCAGGAAGAACGTGCATCTCGTGTCCCTCGACTTACTGCAACAATCGAGGCTCGTGCTCGTACCAGGGCGATCATATGCAGTGCAC GTGCACTGGAAATTATTACGGTGCTCAGTGCGAGGTCGACGGAGAGGTTCTAGGGGTAGCAATAGGAGCGTCAGTAGCAGCTTTAATAATTATAGTCTTAACGCTGGTGTGTCTCGTCATGTGGAG TCGAAGGTGGTCGCGGGAACAGAAATCGATCGGCTCGCCGGTCTACGGGTACATTCAGGGTGGCATCCCTGGTACCCTTCCGGGAACGCTGGCTAGGGTCGGATCTGTGGGCACCCTGGCTTCTGTAAAGCAAGGGCCACCGACTAATTTGCCACCCTACATGTGGGCGCATTTTGGAGACCATATGGCGACGGCCAACGTATACGCG ACGGAGCCGATGGGTCCAACCAGGCCGAGCTCAGCGGTGTTCGGTTACCCACCCATCAACGTCCATGGAACGTTACCACCGGTGCCGCTGCCGAGACTCCAGCCACCGTTGAGATCGAGACAAAGACATCAACCAGATCCGGACAGCTCGGATTCCGAGCCACAGGATAAGGACAGGGCCGATTTGATCCCGCAAAATAGCGGTTTTCACGTTCCTAGGCCAAAGTCTAGGTCATCTTTAGCT AATCAAAGCGGAATCTACAATGACGTAGAGTACGACCAAGGTGACGTGCACCATTTATCGAAAAACAATATCCCGATGTCTACCTACAGGCCGTACTATCGGACGTGA